The proteins below are encoded in one region of Holophagaceae bacterium:
- a CDS encoding SDR family oxidoreductase: MPEEKPWWILVGGMRRLGGALAEELAQDHALVLTGSQDADGEWSTELARRTQVRTFRWNAMDPELGPLMMADLDGLESAGVRLAGAVIAAGTFPEQPFGAWTAEELEIIWRVNLSFPMMCAQALAPRLADRSCIQFLVDTCIHRPFLKRLPYSASKSGLASLVPGLAQVLAPRLRVVGHAIGTVLPDPSIDPAWLASQSLLGRNGGPADVARSLRFAAASPYLTGEILTLDGGRRWR, encoded by the coding sequence ATGCCTGAGGAAAAGCCCTGGTGGATTCTGGTGGGTGGGATGCGGAGGCTGGGAGGGGCCCTTGCCGAAGAGCTTGCCCAGGATCATGCGCTGGTGTTGACCGGTTCTCAAGACGCTGATGGGGAATGGTCAACGGAGCTTGCCCGCCGCACTCAGGTCCGGACCTTCCGGTGGAATGCCATGGATCCGGAGCTTGGCCCCCTGATGATGGCAGACCTGGATGGACTTGAAAGCGCCGGAGTCCGGTTGGCCGGGGCGGTGATCGCGGCTGGGACGTTCCCTGAACAACCATTCGGGGCGTGGACCGCGGAGGAACTGGAAATTATCTGGCGCGTGAATTTGAGCTTTCCCATGATGTGCGCCCAGGCGCTTGCGCCAAGGCTCGCCGACCGGAGCTGCATCCAATTCCTGGTGGATACCTGCATCCACCGTCCTTTCCTGAAAAGGCTGCCCTACAGCGCCTCGAAGTCCGGCCTCGCTTCACTGGTGCCTGGCCTGGCGCAGGTGCTCGCCCCCCGCCTCCGGGTGGTCGGCCACGCCATCGGAACGGTGCTTCCCGACCCTTCCATCGACCCCGCCTGGCTGGCCTCCCAAAGCCTGCTCGGGCGCAACGGGGGCCCGGCGGATGTGGCCCGCAGCCTGAGGTTCGCAGCAGCAAGCCCCTACCTGACCGGGGAGATCCTCACGCTCGATGGCGGGCGACGCTGGCGTTGA